The DNA window TGCTGCAGCGGGAGCAAGAGAACCAATCCCTTTGGCCAGCCAGAGCTGGGCGTCCGGCGGCCTGCCTCTCTGCTGGAGCAGGACCTCTTGCAGGCCGACTCCCTGGTGTGCAGCGGCGTGCTCCAGGCCCCTGGTGCGCCGGCCCAGGCTGCTGATGACCAAGCGAGGGATGCAGGCACCGTTAGCATCCCTAAGCGGCACAatcccttcctccagagccagcgCGAGGGGCATGAGCTTCTCGGCGACAGCCCGGGCCACAGATCCTTCCACCTGCACGGATCCATGGTGGCTGGCAACCCTACCTTCTCGCTGCACGAGCTGCCACCCTTCCAcctccatgctgccagccatggcgtGACGCCCTGGAGCACGGCCAGCAGGGCTGGCGTGGTGGACGGGCAGGAGGACAGACTCCCCAGTGCTGAGGTCCAGAAGAGGCACAACATTAACCGCTGCCCCCTGGCCTCGGAGTgcatgcaggtggaggagtgcagCTACCGGCcgggcagctcctccttggaGGGCGCTGACCTGGACTGGAACAATGGCTCCGAGGAGTCGGGGAGGACCCAGGATGCAGGGCACAGCCGGACCTGCAGCTGTTCCAGCCCCGAGCACCAGCACTGCCGCGGCTACAGCACGTCCAGCCAGTCTGAGACCGGCGACCAGCAGATGGGCTACGTCAGCGACTCCTCGTGCAATAGCTCAGACGGGGTCCTGGTCAACTTCAGCACCCTCTACAACAAAGCGCACGGCCACTCGCGCTCCAACTGGAACTCGGCCAGCCTGTCCTGCGACGACTCCTTCTGCAGCCACTCGGACACGGGGGCCTTCTACCTGGACCTGCACTCCTCCCCCACCGAATCCAAGATGCCGTGTGAGTCGCAGCCCCCCGAGCGCGCgcggcagggctgcggctgccaCCACCTGTCGTCACCCGTCTTAGATGCCAACTGCAACTCCTACCACCTGCACTGCGAGCCGTGCCCTGCGGAGAGCACCGACCTCACCGCTTGCTTCCAGAGCCAAGCCCGGCtcgtggtggccacccagaactACTACAAACTGGTCACGTGCGACCTGTCGTCCCAGTCCTCGCCCAGCCCGGCAGGCTCCTCCATCACCAGCTGCTCTGAGGAGCACACCCGAggcagcccggcccagcccaccGAGTATTACCTGTTCCGCAGGCCGGAggccaagccagaggagagcGACGGGGAGGGACGCCCGGCAGAGGCCCAGGGCACCACGGTGAGCAACGTGATCGAGGGGCAGGTGTATGTCAACGTGTCCCCGCCCACCCTCAGCGCCGGCCGGCCTCGCTCCAGGAGCTACGACCGGAACCTGGACCGGAGCCCCACGGCCAGGCTGGGCTCGCTGGAGCGCATGCTGAGCTGCCCGGGGAAGCTGGGTGACGGCCCGGTGTTGGCTCTCCTCCGCTCGCCCCCCAAGCGGGTGACTTCCTTCGCTGAGCTGGCGAAAGGCCGGAAGAGGAACGGCTCCTCGCCGCCCCTCCGAACCAGCGGCGACTCCTCCCTGGAGTTCTCGCCCATCCCTGAGCTGCAGCCGGCTGGCCTGGGGCTGTCTGAGGACTGCGCTCAGCGCTGCCAGAGCCTGCCACCCATGCCGTTCGGTCGCTGCCTGAACCAGAGCTGCGAGGGCTCCCGGGTggaggccggggccggggccagcccCAGGGCGTGTTCCGGCAAAGACGCGGGCGCCAGGGAGCACCCGGCCCCGGAACAGGCCCCGCTCtccctgcggctgggggctggagctggctctgCCGACGGGCCTGGCCAACGGGATGtcagagccagggctgatggTAAGCGACCGTATTGCTGCGCACACCAGAGTTCGTTCCGCACGAGGGCATAAAGAGCTAGAGGGAGCATTGGTGGGGGCCTGTGGGGTGGAgcggggagggggccaggcaggggcggggcggggcggggcggggtggggtggtgcaGGCGAGGGcctgtggggcggggcgggggccgggcAGGGTCCTGcctggtggggcggggtggggtggtgcaGGCGAAGGcctgtggggcggggcggggcagggtggtGCAGGCGagggcctgtggggtggggtcCTGCCCGgcggggcagggtgggatggtgcAAGTGAGGGCATGCGGAGCAGGGCGGGGCAGGCGGGTGAGGgcctgcggggcggggcgggcaggggctggcggGGCGGGATGGGTGGGTGAGGGCTCGCCAGGCCCTGCTCCGTTGCAGGTGTGCCCGGCACCGCGGGGGGTGGTAAGGAAATCCCATCTCCCGGCCCCGGGAACGGCCCAGCCCCTTTGGCTCCCCGGGCGGCAGagaggagctgtgtggggaggggagatctCGGGCTGGCCCCCCGCTGCAGGGAAGAGCCACGTGGAAAGTCCTGGAACGAGACTGGCGTCTTGCAGTGTCAGCCCTTtcctgggggcagtttgtgccCAGCCTTCTGCCCGTCATGCCACCGGCTTCCCCAGGCTGGAGAGCGGCGCCTTCGCCTTTCTCCTCTGGCGCCCGGGGCCGAGCCCTCCCCAGCACAGGGACGAGAGGCGGAGCGGCCACAGCATGGCAGCACGCAGGGCGCGACTGGCGCGGTCGCTGcaggaggcagcccggcctgggcATTGCCCTGGGGAGATGGTGCCGGccctgctggggcctggctgcctctgcctggTGCGCCCCCATTTTCTGAAGCCGCAGCTCCCTGGGGAGACGGAGGAAGTCTCATGTGAGCGGCCCAGCCGCTGAGTCTGGGCCGCGTCAGTGGCtcttggggcagcagggagccaaaTTCCCTGCAGGCTGGGCGCTTGGGCGGCCCCTCGGCAGAGAGTCAGAGGCTGCTGGCGGCTGGGCAGCGagggtttgtgtttctcctggtgctgcacagctgcagaggCTGCACGTGGCTGGCCCAGTCCCCACCTGGCTGGGAGCGATTAGcgggagggctgggcctgtgcggAGGCTGCCGGGAGCGTGGGGCTCAGCCGGGCATCGCCCGAGGGCACCACTGGCAGATCATGGCCGAGTGCTGAGTTCTGTGGCTTGTGGCATATGCCCCCCAAAGGGCCGCTGGTCCCCGAGCCCCCAGCCATGCGTGCACCcgtctgctgctctgctgctggggctctcgCCCTGAGTGGTGCAAACACTgggcctgcctgggctggggccacatGGCTGGGCCCAGGCAGGAGTTTCTCCAAGTTGTCATCCTTCCCTGGGGACGGAGCTGCTGCCACGGCTCACTCACCCCGCGGCTCACTCACCCCTGTCCACACAGAGCTCCCAAAGCTGCCGTGTAGCACGACAGCGAGGTCCTGGGCCCAGCGCGGTACAGAGATCCCTgcccggccctgcaccccccgTCACAGCTTAGATCCCATACGGCCTGGGCCCAGCGCGGTACAGGgatccctgcctggccctgcaccccctgtcACAGCTTAGGTCCCGTACGGCCTGGGCCCAGTGCGGTACAGGgatccctgcccagccctgcaccccctgtcACAGCTTAGGTCCCGTACGGCCTGGGCCCAGCGCGGTACAGGgatccctgcccagccctgcaccccctgtcACAGCTTAGGTCCCGTACGGCCTGGGCCCAGTGCGGTACAGGgatccctgcccagccctgcacccaccgTCACAGCTTAGGTCCCGTACAGCCTGGGCCCAGCGCAGTACAGGgatccctgcccagccctgcacccccagtcacAGCTTAGATCCCATATGGCCTGGGCCCAGTGCGGTACAGGgatccctgcccagccctgcacccgccGTCACAGCTTAGGTCCCGTACGGCCTGGGCCCAGCACGGTACAGGgatccctgcccagccctgcacccgccGTCACAGCTTAGGTCCCGTACGGCCTGGGCCCAGTGCGGTACAGGgatccctgcccagccctccacacccGTCACAGCTTAGATCCCATATGGCCTGGGCCCAGCGCAGTACAGGGATCCCTGCCCGGCCCTGCACGCCCGTCACAGCTTAGATCCTGTACGGCCTGGGCCCAGCGCGGTACAGGGATCCCTGCCCGGCCCTCCACACCCGTCACAGCTTAGATCCTGTACGGCCTGGGCCCAGCGCGGTACAGGgatccctgcccagccctccacacccGTCACAGCTTAGGTCCCGTACGGCCTGGGCCCAGCGCGGTACAGGGATCCctgtccagccctgcaccccccgtCACAGCTTAGGTCCCGTACGGCCTGGGCCCAGCGCAGTACAGGgatccctgcctggccctgcacgCCCAGCACAGTGAGCTCACCTGTTGTATGGGCCTGGGTGGGATTGAAGACCAATGAAGGACCCCCCTGGGCCCTCAGTGCCCTTGGCCATTCAGAGGGAGTCCCATGGGTCTGGCTGTGACTAGCGTGGCTGAGATGGCATCTGTCCCAGGTCTGTGCGGGCAGGCGCCAGGGCCCACGCTCCCAACAGGAGGTTGGCAGGAAGGTCCATTCGGTGCGCTTGGTGCATCCCAGGCATCAGTTCTGGTTGTGTTCCTCACTGGGCCAGTTGCCCTGAGCTGCCTTACCCGGCCCCGccggggagctgctgggcaggtCACGCCAGGAGCTGACATTTGGAATACAAGGACGGCCCCGGTGCTCAGAACTTCCACTGCACACGTGAGTTGTGCCTATGGCCAGTAGGACCAGAAGCACGAGCTCAGCCATCCGCGCTCCCCTCCCTCGGCCCCGTGGCTCTAGGTTTGGTGCCTGGTTGCTGCTGTGATCGGTGCGTTCCTGTGCTGATGGAATCAGCTCACTGACGTGCCTGGGCCCGGCGTGCTCCCAGGCAGCCTTCGCCAGCCGCTGGCCTCCAGGGGTGTGGGGCTCCCGCCCGGCGAGGGTCACCACAGGCGTGCTTGGGTGCGGAAGGTGCATTACCCCCTCCAAAGCACTGTGCTGGCTGGGCTCTGGTTACAACCCCCCTGCATCCTGCCCAGCCATGCAGGGACAGGTGCCCTTGGCGGCAGTAGAGGGAGTGCCCGGCAGGGGCCAGGCCCCAAGCTAGAGGAGAGGTAAAGTGTGGGCAAGGGGCATGCTGCTGCACAAGCCTtggctgggcctggccagggctcagctggggctgggctgactCGCTGCCGCATAGGTCACGCTGCCCTGCTGGGACGGCCCCAGGGCTCTGCCGATCCCTGAGCCCAGGACGCTGTACCCCGGCTTGCTCAGGCATGGGCGGAGCATCCCATGGCGCTGGGTGGGGTGTGACAGGCgaagctgcaggccagggcagggttcGGAGTCTCCCCAGCGTGCGGCTGCAGTGCAGAGGCGACTGGACGTGGCAGCTGCTCCTTCGCCGatgggggctggtgtggggctgatgctgggggagaggggcaaaggGTTGACTCTTCAAATGACTGCTGAGGGATTGGCCAGGCCCGGCGCTGCCTCACCCAGTAtagctggggcagagcagagggggtTCGGCAGGCAGCAGGATCAGGGAGCGGCCGGTGTGGCTGcaggccaggcctgggctgcagagggctggCAAGCTGAGGTGGGAGTGTCTGCCTCCCCCTGGGCGTCTGCCCCGGCTCTCCTGTCCCCACCGGTGTGGAGGCAGTGGGGTTCtgctggtgagggcaggggattggcgTGAGGCTGTTCTGGGCCGAGGCCGGGGCTTGCTGGGGAGGCGGCGAGAGAGCGGTGCGCCCGTGGGCCAGcgctgcccagggcagggctggggaatggcacagcagctgctgaggaAGTAAGGCCCATCCCCCTGTCTCCCCACAGCCGGGGGGCCCTGCACAGCACCCCACGTCGGCGAGGAGGCAGCGCTGGCTGGCCCGTGCCAGGAGCCCCAAGTGCTCGCCTTGGTGCCAGCCCGCAGAAGCCCAGACCAGCCTCCCGCTGACGCTGCCCATCTCTCCCGCAGGCGGCGGCGGGGACAGCAGGGCTGTGGTACGTTACAGCAAGGAGCAGCGCCCCACCACGCTGCCCATCCAGCCCTTCGTGTTCCAGCACCACTTCAGCAAGCCGCCCAAGGCCCGGGCCTTGCAGAGCCACCTGGCCGCCAGCCTCTCGCAGCTCTACAGCACCTCCGCCAGCCGGCAGCccgccagccactcccagtcctcGGCCTCGGCCACCTCAGCGGAGCcacctggaggggtggggggaccgtCCCAGGCCGCGCTCCTGGGCCAGCGTGGGGCGGATGGCGCTGCCTCCCTCAGTGACGGCTACACCCAGAAGCCAGCCCCGGAGAGCACCCGCCCCTCGCCCCTGGGGAGCTACTCCCCGGCGCACAGCGCTGGCCCTTTCTTCCACAGCCaggactcctcctcctgctcGCCCACCCCCGAGAGAGTGGGTGAGAGCCACCCGCCCCGCAGCAGGTCCTGCCCGCTCTCGGCCAGCCTGCTTCCCACCAGGGCCTCCCCGGCCGCCGACGCTGCCCCGCCTTGCCAGgagagcccccggcccggcccccggcAGGAGCCGTTGGAGCAGAGCGCCCAGGTCTCCAAGTACTGGTTCCAGGGCGGCTCCCTCCCGCCGCTGGCCCTCGCGAGCCGAGCCGCAGCCCTGGCGGAGCCCCAGTGGAGAGGCAGCAGCGAGGCCGGCGGCTCGGGGCCGCTGAACAGCGTGGGTGTGCGGCCGCTCAATGGTAGGTCCCCTTCTGCTGGGCTCGGTGGGGTCTGCCCAGCGTTCCGGCAGCGTGTGCCTCTCGGGCCCGGCTCTGCGCGCCAGGCTGGGTGAGAGCTGTCGcgtgccacctgctgccagggCTACAGCCCGCCCTGAGccgcccccacccctacccctctCCCACGGCTCCGGTGCGCGCtcgctgcagcctgcaccccggggcctgctgcctcccgccccgccccgccccgccggagAGCTCTCCGTAAGGGCCTGGCCTGTCCCAGCCGCTCCACTCTGTCTCGGGTTCCCCCCTCGCGCAACTGCTAACGGCTCTGACGCGCTGCTGGTCTGTAACTAACACGCTGTGTCTCTGTCCTGtccctgtctgtctctctccccctcccggCACCCTGCCCCGCTAGCCAACCACCTCTCCCCTCAAGCGCTGAAGTGGCGGGAGTACAGGCGCAGGAACCCCCTGGGGCTGGACCGCGGCTTAGCGGGCAGCCTGGACAGGAGGCAGCAGGAGTCCCGGCTCGCCCGGAGGAACCCCATCTTTGAGTTCCCTGGTTCCCTCAGTGCCGGCCACGTTCACTGCAGGCTGAATGGTGCGCCTCCCCCTCGCTGCTGGGGGGAGCACGGGTGACACTCCCCAGGGCTGGgtcagctgggggctgctgccctgggcccagtgcCTGTGGGCATGTGCCCCCGCTGAGAGCACGTGGCCTGGCTCTGGGCGGGCAGAGATTGCCTGAGGGCAGGCACCTGCCAGGAGCCCCTGGGCCAAACAGAGCCTGGGCAACCTCTCCCTTTTCCCATGGCCCTTGAGCTTCCAGCCCTTGCGTCCCTCTAGCCTGGGCAGGAGCCGCTGTGTGGCCGGCAGGGGGTAGCGCTGTGGGGCTCTGTCGGGCAGCGAATCCAGGCACCCGCCAGGCCAGGGACGAGGCAGCAGGGTGGTCGGAggtgcctggcctggggcctgtGAGCCAGGCGCCAGGGACGTACTGCACAGCAcggggggtgctgcagccatgCCTGGCCAGCATTTGCATGAGACCAGGGGCTGACGTGCACGGCACAGCAGGACAAACCAGTTCCTGTCCTGAGTCACTCTCCAACTGGGGCTTGGCAGGGCGAGTGCGAGCTCAATACCTGCACCCATGGGCCCCACGCCAGGCCTGGGCGAGAGCAGCACCCACGGGTCCCACGCCCGGCCTGGCCGAGAGCCGCGCCCACGGGTCCCACGCCAGGCCTGGCCGAGAGCAGCACCCACGGGCCCCACGCCAGGCCTGGGCGAGAGCAGCACCCACGGGTCCCACGCCAGGCCTGGCCGAGAGCAGCACCCACGGGTCCCACGCCAGGCCTGGGCGAGAGCAGCGCCCACGGGTCCCACGCCAGGCCTGGCCGAGAGCAGCGCCCACGGGCCCCACGCCAGGCCTGGCCGAGAGCCGCGCCCACGGGCCCCACGCCAGGCCTGGCCGAGAGCCGCGCCCACGGGCCCCACGCCAGGCCTGGCCGAGAGCCGCGCCCACGGGCCCCACGCCAGGCCTGGCCGAGAGCCGCGCCCACGGGCCCCACGCCAGGCCTGGCCGAGAGCCACGCCCATGGGCCCCGTGCCAGGCCTGGCCGAGAGCAGCACCCACGGGTCCCACGCCAGGCCTGGCCGAGAGCTGCGCCCACGGGCCCCGCACCGGGCCTGGCTGGCGCCTGCTGCTGTCCATCAGAGCCAGGCGGGGTGTGATGTGTTCCATCCTGGGGCCTTGCAGGCCAGCCCACGagacagctgcagctgggctATGCCGACTTCTTCCCCGAGTACTTCTCGCTGGCGGAGAAGCCTCCGGCTGAGTTCTGCCTGTCTCCAGAGAGCAGCACGGAGTCCATCTCCATCGACCTGCTACAGAAGAAAGGTAGGTGCTGCCCCCGGCCAGGGGGCAAAGCTGTGTCACGGCACAAGTCTTCCCCATGCGAGGCATCGTGCTGGGAGCCGGCTCTGGCCCCTGAGAGAGCCCCACCTCTGCACGCTGCCCTGCCGAGGTCAGCCTAGCCGGGTCCCCCCAGGGCCAGCCCatgccccgctccctgcccccagcaccgaTGGAGCGACAGCTCCTGTGCAGGTCCTGCCTGCCTGGAacggccacccccacccccagtgcagcCGCCCCTTGCTGGGAACCGCCCTGGCCTCCAGCAGCACCTGTCTGGCTACTGCCCCTGTGGTCCTTCGCCACCTGCTTAACAAGCTGTGCCCGTTCGCCAGCTTGCTGCCCTGCCAGAGCAAGCTGTGGGCACAGTGAGGAGGGCAAGCTGGCAGGGCCATGGGCACAGGATATTAGCCTGGCTCCGAGCCAACCCTGGGCACGGGAGAGAGGGGGCGTTGGCAGGGCCATGGGTGCAAGGTGCTACCTTGGCTTCTAGCCAGTcgcaggcaggggatgggggaggccCTGGGCACTAGCCTGGCTCCTCGCccggcatggggcaggggcactaaTCCAGCTTTGGACAGGATCTAGCCAGACAGGCCCAGGAGATCTGACTCCACCTCTGTCCCCAGGGCTGGTAAAGGCAATCAACACGGCGGTGGATCTGATCGTGGCTCACTTCGGAACAAGCCGGGATCCAGGGGTGAAGGTAAAGCAGTGCCCACCTGGCAGCCATACCCCATTGACCGGCATGGGGCAGCCTTTCCTGGGGGCGGTGGCAGCGAGCTCAGCTCAGGGCTGGCCGGGGTATGtgtgataggatggggtttctgggctcagctggagaaatcactccagggcCCCTTTCCTTAAAATCcgggccactcacagcccccagctgggatttccttctcactaaggcaaatccaaccagccaccacagcacctctgccagccccactggccagccagagccacatgagcaaacccacagactgcccagctgctgccccagcccagcccagcccagcccagcaaccccagactcaggtgagaggttgttAAACCTATTTAACCAACTCTActcagattcttccagaccccaaagggtccAACCTGAGGCCCCAGTCAATATATAGTTGGATCTACCCAAACAACACTCTCACCAGctctttagatctaatatctaaagatttattaacaaaaaagaaagacgagggttagagagaagaactgtTAAAGCGACACTTCACACGCATCAGTTGTAACCACTGccgcagccagcgatgttatctgctgattcttgagcgtctctgaaagttcatttcaggtcacaTAGACTCAGTTGTCAAAGCACTGGAGATCCGGCCTGCTGGCGTCCACACATTGGCACATGGGCCCTTGGAGACCAAGAGACAAAGgttccaagatggacactgccaagtccacaccattgttctctcttgtgtccagggacaaagcccctcctccttcccatagtCCCTGCAGGGTCCgtccccacctgactcaggtgggctgttgtggcaaacggCCATTGGGTGAATCCCAGGGGACAGTCTCCCATTTCCGACCTGGACCTGctcctttgtttcagttcaggtcacGTGACCATTGGGTTGTATCCTATTGACACATCCCAGGCATCTGGGCTGTGGATTCAACACCTGAGCGCCTGGTTCCCACCTCGTCGTtcagcccaatgtcctggctggggctgagttctcaCCTCCCCTTGTGGAGCTCAGCACTGAAACCTTTTCTGAcccagctacagagctaaaagcTCTAACTTTACCCACATACCTGACCCAGACACACCAGCGGCACACACAGATTCAGGTCATCACCAGCTgtcattagacacctcacgtgGCCTCCTTAGCATGATATTTGGAGCcagtagccacactgggcatcaaaatggcttccagacccaatataaaattCAGTCACATGACAAGGTGTTACTATatttgccgggggtgggggggcgatgTAATATGACGGGGTTTCTGGgaacagctaaggaaatcaatccagagtatctttgcttaaaaccgagctacttacagccccaggctggggtttccttctcactaaggcaaatccaatcagccacaacagcacctctgccagccccactggccagccagagccacacaagcaaacccacagacttctcagctgctctaccagccgaGACCGACAACCCCCAACTTAGGCGAGAGGTTGTTAAACCTATTTAACCAACTCCACCCAGATTCTTCCGGGCCGTAAAGGGTCCAGCCAGAGGTGC is part of the Carettochelys insculpta isolate YL-2023 chromosome 5, ASM3395843v1, whole genome shotgun sequence genome and encodes:
- the RUSC2 gene encoding AP-4 complex accessory subunit RUSC2 isoform X1, whose amino-acid sequence is MDSPPKLAGETLIVHHIPLVHCQVPDRQCCSGSKRTNPFGQPELGVRRPASLLEQDLLQADSLVCSGVLQAPGAPAQAADDQARDAGTVSIPKRHNPFLQSQREGHELLGDSPGHRSFHLHGSMVAGNPTFSLHELPPFHLHAASHGVTPWSTASRAGVVDGQEDRLPSAEVQKRHNINRCPLASECMQVEECSYRPGSSSLEGADLDWNNGSEESGRTQDAGHSRTCSCSSPEHQHCRGYSTSSQSETGDQQMGYVSDSSCNSSDGVLVNFSTLYNKAHGHSRSNWNSASLSCDDSFCSHSDTGAFYLDLHSSPTESKMPCESQPPERARQGCGCHHLSSPVLDANCNSYHLHCEPCPAESTDLTACFQSQARLVVATQNYYKLVTCDLSSQSSPSPAGSSITSCSEEHTRGSPAQPTEYYLFRRPEAKPEESDGEGRPAEAQGTTVSNVIEGQVYVNVSPPTLSAGRPRSRSYDRNLDRSPTARLGSLERMLSCPGKLGDGPVLALLRSPPKRVTSFAELAKGRKRNGSSPPLRTSGDSSLEFSPIPELQPAGLGLSEDCAQRCQSLPPMPFGRCLNQSCEGSRVEAGAGASPRACSGKDAGAREHPAPEQAPLSLRLGAGAGSADGPGQRDVRARADGGGGDSRAVVRYSKEQRPTTLPIQPFVFQHHFSKPPKARALQSHLAASLSQLYSTSASRQPASHSQSSASATSAEPPGGVGGPSQAALLGQRGADGAASLSDGYTQKPAPESTRPSPLGSYSPAHSAGPFFHSQDSSSCSPTPERVGESHPPRSRSCPLSASLLPTRASPAADAAPPCQESPRPGPRQEPLEQSAQVSKYWFQGGSLPPLALASRAAALAEPQWRGSSEAGGSGPLNSVGVRPLNANHLSPQALKWREYRRRNPLGLDRGLAGSLDRRQQESRLARRNPIFEFPGSLSAGHVHCRLNGQPTRQLQLGYADFFPEYFSLAEKPPAEFCLSPESSTESISIDLLQKKGLVKAINTAVDLIVAHFGTSRDPGVKAKLGNSSVSPNVGHLILKYLCPAIWDILSDGLKAHVLDLIVGQRKNTPWSVVEASTQLGPSTKVLHSLYSRVSQLTELTSHSMRFNAFVFGLLNLRSLEFWFSHLHNHEDVVLAHYQPAGFLCLAHGACQPLFDELLLLLQPLSLLPFSLDLLFEDRLRRTGQEQQQQKELLRVQQDMLLSAHSTLQLMRSRGRAERPEGWSASGQEEGAGEGRRDRQAGWWYQLMQSSQVYIEGSAQGSRFPRPEKKRAGAGPRPAEGGVAPPPREGVVEGAEAVTVAEEAGQERRPGAAGDRPGEVGDRRQPSWMGSPPDSVLCELKRSKEKGGGAPPREQAAAPPAEDSGPGAPDTSQPIKWGRLFGARNAQKEARQPNRLPSGWLTLDRAVFQRVAQTVGAGVWREAAPEPERPQAPQPRERPEEQPPRAPSEVKALCHHIATEAGQLSFNKGAVLRVLAEVDSDWLRCSLGSQSGLVPVAYVTPLADEDY
- the RUSC2 gene encoding AP-4 complex accessory subunit RUSC2 isoform X2, encoding MDSPPKLAGETLIVHHIPLVHCQVPDRQCCSGSKRTNPFGQPELGVRRPASLLEQDLLQADSLVCSGVLQAPGAPAQAADDQARDAGTVSIPKRHNPFLQSQREGHELLGDSPGHRSFHLHGSMVAGNPTFSLHELPPFHLHAASHGVTPWSTASRAGVVDGQEDRLPSAEVQKRHNINRCPLASECMQVEECSYRPGSSSLEGADLDWNNGSEESGRTQDAGHSRTCSCSSPEHQHCRGYSTSSQSETGDQQMGYVSDSSCNSSDGVLVNFSTLYNKAHGHSRSNWNSASLSCDDSFCSHSDTGAFYLDLHSSPTESKMPCESQPPERARQGCGCHHLSSPVLDANCNSYHLHCEPCPAESTDLTACFQSQARLVVATQNYYKLVTCDLSSQSSPSPAGSSITSCSEEHTRGSPAQPTEYYLFRRPEAKPEESDGEGRPAEAQGTTVSNVIEGQVYVNVSPPTLSAGRPRSRSYDRNLDRSPTARLGSLERMLSCPGKLGDGPVLALLRSPPKRVTSFAELAKGRKRNGSSPPLRTSGDSSLEFSPIPELQPAGLGLSEDCAQRCQSLPPMPFGRCLNQSCEGSRVEAGAGASPRACSGKDAGAREHPAPEQAPLSLRLGAGAGSADGPGQRDVRARADGGGGDSRAVVRYSKEQRPTTLPIQPFVFQHHFSKPPKARALQSHLAASLSQLYSTSASRQPASHSQSSASATSAEPPGGVGGPSQAALLGQRGADGAASLSDGYTQKPAPESTRPSPLGSYSPAHSAGPFFHSQDSSSCSPTPERVGESHPPRSRSCPLSASLLPTRASPAADAAPPCQESPRPGPRQEPLEQSAQVSKYWFQGGSLPPLALASRAAALAEPQWRGSSEAGGSGPLNSVGVRPLNGQPTRQLQLGYADFFPEYFSLAEKPPAEFCLSPESSTESISIDLLQKKGLVKAINTAVDLIVAHFGTSRDPGVKAKLGNSSVSPNVGHLILKYLCPAIWDILSDGLKAHVLDLIVGQRKNTPWSVVEASTQLGPSTKVLHSLYSRVSQLTELTSHSMRFNAFVFGLLNLRSLEFWFSHLHNHEDVVLAHYQPAGFLCLAHGACQPLFDELLLLLQPLSLLPFSLDLLFEDRLRRTGQEQQQQKELLRVQQDMLLSAHSTLQLMRSRGRAERPEGWSASGQEEGAGEGRRDRQAGWWYQLMQSSQVYIEGSAQGSRFPRPEKKRAGAGPRPAEGGVAPPPREGVVEGAEAVTVAEEAGQERRPGAAGDRPGEVGDRRQPSWMGSPPDSVLCELKRSKEKGGGAPPREQAAAPPAEDSGPGAPDTSQPIKWGRLFGARNAQKEARQPNRLPSGWLTLDRAVFQRVAQTVGAGVWREAAPEPERPQAPQPRERPEEQPPRAPSEVKALCHHIATEAGQLSFNKGAVLRVLAEVDSDWLRCSLGSQSGLVPVAYVTPLADEDY